The DNA window CGGCGGCTTCCACCGGCGGGCGACTGCACGTGACGCTGCGCTGGTCGCGGGCACTGCTCGGTGACGCCTCGGGCGCGTACTTGACCAGCCTGTTCGAGCAGGCTTTCTCGGCAACGTCACAGGTCACGCGGTCCGGATCGAACACCTGGGGTGCTGGACCGGAAGCCGACGTACTGGAGGCCGGCGTACCGGAGGCGGACGCACTGGAGGCCGGCGCACCCGAAGCCGACGTACCGGAGGCGGATGCCAGCACTCCGGATCTCACCACTGCGAACGCGGAGGCACCCGGAGACCGGAGGAAGGCCCGCCGACCCGGCGGGCCGCACAACCGCGACGCCCTGTGTCCGGACCCGACACCAAGTGGAGCCCGCTCCGCCCGGCAGAACCATGCGAGGCCGTCATGACCCGCTCACCCCACCGCTCCGCCGCCGCGAGATCGCCCGAGGCGGCGGTACCTTCGCCGGTCAGGCCCGTTCCCGGACTCCGGGACTTCTACGAAGACCCCAGCGTCCCCGTCGCCTCCGGGGATGCCCGTACTCTGCGCCAGGCCCGGATGTTGGCCGACGCACTCGGGCCCGCCGGGCCCGGCCACCCACCGGCGACCGTGCTCGACGTGGGCTGCGGCGACGGCTCGGCGGCCGCGACCGCCGCCCGCGTACTGAACGGGCACCGCATCGTGGGAGTCGACTGGTCGCAGGGCGCGCTGCGCCGGGCGGCGCCGCGCCTGAGCCATGTCGTCCGCGGCGAGTTGACCGGCGGTGGGCTGCCGTTCGCCTCCGGCAGCGCCGACGCCGTGCTCTTCAGCGAGGTCGTCGAGCACCTCGTCGACCCCGACAGCGCCCTCGACGAACTCCACCGGGTGCTGCGCCCCGGAGGACATCTGATGCTCTCCACGCCCAACCTCGCCGCCTGGTACAACCGCGGGCTGCTGCTCGCCGGAGTCCAGCCGGTGTTCTCCGAAGTGAGTCTGCGTCACATCCACGGCAGGCCGGGCAGCCAGGTGGTCGGCCATCTGCGCCTGTACACGGCACGCGCGCTGCGCGAGTTCGTGGCGGCGTGCGGGTTCGAGGTGGTGACGGTCGCCGGTGCGCCGTTCCACGGAGTGCCGCGCCCGCTCCGTCCGCTGGACCGCCTGGCCTGCCGGCTGCCGTCCCTCTCCTCCATCCTCCTGGTGCACGCGAGGAAGGTGTAGCGCGTGGTGTGGGGAGTGGCCGCCGCACTGCTGGCGAACGTGCTGTACAGCACCGGCTTCGTGCTGGAGAAGCGTGCTCTGGCGGGCATGCCGCCGCTGAGTGCCGCACAGCCGGGCCGGGCCCTGCTCCTGCTGGCCGGCAGACCTCTGTGGATCTGCGGGGCCACGGCGCTCGCCCTGGGGTTCGCCGCCCAACTGGCCGTCTACCGCACACTGCCGATCGCCGCGGCCCAGGGTCTGTTCCTGTCCGGGCTGGTCCTCCTGCTGGTGCTCTCGTCGGTGGTGCTCGGTGAGCGCCCGTCCGGCCGTGAGCGGCGCGCGGTGGCCGTCATCGGGCTGGCCCTGGTCATGGTGGTGTCCTCGCTGTACGGGAGCAGTGAGGAGATCAGCCACAGCGCGCCCGCGGGCATCCTGCTGGCACTGTGCCTGCCGACACTCGCGGCCGGACTGCTCCTGTACGCAGCCGCGGAACGGCGAGCCCGCCGGCGTCACCGGCAGCCGACCACCGGAGTGGCTTACGCGGTGGCGGTCGGTCTGCTGTACGGGGTCAGCTCGCTCGCCATCAAGGGCGTCTCCGGGCACCTGGACACCTCGGACCTCCCCGGCTCCGTACCGGCCCTGCTCGCCTCCCCCTACCCGTACCTTCTGCTGGTGACGGGGAGCAGCGGACTGGTGCTCTCGCAGACCGCCCTACAGCGCTGCCGGGCATCACTGATCGTCCCGGTGTGCTCGACGGTGACCTGCGTGTTCACCATTGTCAGCGGCACGATCGCGTTCAGCGAGCCGCTGCCCGAGGACCCGCTGCGGCTGTTACTGCGCATCGGCGGCACCGCGTTGGCCCTTACGGTCCTGCTCACCCTGCCGCGACACGACGCGGCCTCCCCCACATCCGAAGGAACCCTGCCATGAAGCCCGACAGCCCGCTGCTGAAGATCCTCGCCTGCCCGCTCGACAAGGGCCCGCTGATCCTCGACGAGACCGGGGACGCTCTCTACAACCCGCGTCTGCACCGCCGCTACCCGATCATCGACGGCATTCCGCAACTGCTCCCCTCCTCCGGCGAGCCCGTCGTCGAGCCCGCAGTCGACGCCGCCGTCGAGCAGCAACGCGACGCACTGCCGACCGGGCTGCCCGACTCCGCCTGAACGCAGCCGTCATGGGCAATTTCCGCATCATCCGGACCGATCGGGAAGGCCGGGCCCGGATCGGGAAGGCCCGGACCCGGCCCGACCGCGTCGTCGCTGACAAGGGCTACTCGGCGCGCAAGATCTGCGGGCACCTCCGCAGACGCTCGATCGCCGCGGCGCTCCCGGAACGGATCGACCGGATCAAGGGCCGCACTGCCCAGGCGAGTCCCGAGCCGGCCCGACCGGGTCGCCGTCGGGCGCCGCGACACGCTCAAACGCTGCTTCAGA is part of the Streptomyces agglomeratus genome and encodes:
- a CDS encoding class I SAM-dependent methyltransferase, with translation MTRSPHRSAAARSPEAAVPSPVRPVPGLRDFYEDPSVPVASGDARTLRQARMLADALGPAGPGHPPATVLDVGCGDGSAAATAARVLNGHRIVGVDWSQGALRRAAPRLSHVVRGELTGGGLPFASGSADAVLFSEVVEHLVDPDSALDELHRVLRPGGHLMLSTPNLAAWYNRGLLLAGVQPVFSEVSLRHIHGRPGSQVVGHLRLYTARALREFVAACGFEVVTVAGAPFHGVPRPLRPLDRLACRLPSLSSILLVHARKV
- a CDS encoding DMT family transporter — encoded protein: MVWGVAAALLANVLYSTGFVLEKRALAGMPPLSAAQPGRALLLLAGRPLWICGATALALGFAAQLAVYRTLPIAAAQGLFLSGLVLLLVLSSVVLGERPSGRERRAVAVIGLALVMVVSSLYGSSEEISHSAPAGILLALCLPTLAAGLLLYAAAERRARRRHRQPTTGVAYAVAVGLLYGVSSLAIKGVSGHLDTSDLPGSVPALLASPYPYLLLVTGSSGLVLSQTALQRCRASLIVPVCSTVTCVFTIVSGTIAFSEPLPEDPLRLLLRIGGTALALTVLLTLPRHDAASPTSEGTLP
- a CDS encoding Trm112 family protein, with the protein product MKPDSPLLKILACPLDKGPLILDETGDALYNPRLHRRYPIIDGIPQLLPSSGEPVVEPAVDAAVEQQRDALPTGLPDSA